In uncultured Bacteroides sp., the following proteins share a genomic window:
- a CDS encoding ABC transporter substrate binding protein produces MKYYKFIQIMLIFTLLSVKSQAALKNDYVLIINSYTEGDEWANRIQNVIIQEMYHEINTSTKLEYLNNCNFTSLQHANEVMNQLYTTYSNKPRSVVIIGDAGWISYRSTLPESWKKIPVLLTTVREYTISLEDLISGKELNRIKLIPFRKAANGFNVTGLYYPLYIKETIQLMKKLMPEMTKVAFISDKRFISSSGLAQFKEIRKKYYPELGEISLNIKDFDTHDLLDSLASFDKHTGVLCYGWYTKNENGSAANNSTDKIQKIIGSFTRTPVFSLLDIGVDNGTFAGGVFPTCDELGKKTVNLLLQILNGKNANEIPFQKIDVPQAQLNYEYLVRSGINKELLPEDAVYYQKPDSFYHKYKTTVTIIISCLLLLIMGFLIRIYYLNESKKSKDREILLLKKYKELYHNNEELSLLLNSIFDNIPIPLYVKEVGEDIRYTYWNKKAEEFTGLKSEDVIGKTDVEVFGEEIGKKFQEDNDRLLKKGDFLILEDYFPHVDKKLHITSTIKTIIKRKNKTSYILVTRWDISELIAIQRKLELSNRELSLVLNVGEIMPWTWDISKNEISIYDATNNGVGNPEKESIVKTLKQMDSEIHPDDLPKFMAVHDDILSGRIDKYSVDYRADHTGNGYKWFTIHGVVSKRDKDGKALIITGATYDISGRKQIEQTLIDAKEKAEESDRLKSAFISNMSHEIRTPLNAIVGFSRILASENKDNEQYAQFANIIENNNVMLLQLINDVLDLSKIEAGILDFNYSNVDINNLLSEIEQMSRLKVDQNIVKISFEDRLPECVISTDRNRLAQVINNFISNAIKFTKQGSIQFGYLLKDKQLYFYVKDTGHGISKENQAAIFDRFVKLDSFTQGTGLGLAICTSIVRKLGGDIGVDSLEGKGSTFWFTLPDNKVVANLETLKVKPTKEKEAKVHKTATLLVAEDDASNYRLVEVLLGKEYNLIHAWNGVEAVQLFKENEPDLVLMDINMPLMNGYESTKKIRKISENVPVIAVTAYATEEDKIKIMNSGFDDLFPKPIHYILLKEKIVKLLMPDVS; encoded by the coding sequence AAACTTGAATATCTGAATAATTGCAATTTCACTTCATTGCAACATGCAAATGAAGTGATGAACCAGTTATATACAACCTATTCGAATAAGCCTAGATCTGTTGTTATAATTGGAGATGCCGGGTGGATTTCTTATCGAAGTACTTTGCCCGAATCATGGAAGAAAATTCCGGTTTTACTCACCACTGTGAGGGAATATACAATTTCGTTAGAGGATCTTATTTCGGGAAAAGAGCTGAATAGGATAAAACTGATTCCTTTTAGAAAAGCGGCAAATGGTTTTAATGTAACGGGTCTATATTATCCACTTTATATAAAGGAGACAATACAATTGATGAAAAAACTTATGCCTGAAATGACTAAAGTAGCATTCATTTCAGACAAACGATTCATCAGTTCTTCTGGTTTAGCTCAATTTAAAGAGATAAGGAAAAAATATTATCCGGAGTTGGGAGAAATATCCTTGAATATTAAAGATTTTGATACTCATGATTTACTTGATTCATTAGCAAGCTTTGATAAGCATACAGGAGTGCTTTGTTACGGATGGTATACCAAAAATGAGAATGGCTCTGCCGCCAATAATTCAACGGATAAAATACAAAAGATAATTGGCAGTTTTACTCGTACGCCTGTTTTCAGTCTGTTAGATATTGGAGTTGATAATGGAACTTTTGCAGGAGGCGTGTTTCCAACTTGTGATGAATTAGGTAAGAAAACGGTTAATCTGCTATTGCAGATCTTAAACGGAAAAAATGCAAATGAGATACCTTTTCAAAAGATTGATGTTCCACAAGCTCAATTAAATTATGAATATTTAGTCAGATCGGGAATTAATAAGGAACTGTTGCCTGAAGATGCTGTATATTATCAAAAACCGGATAGCTTTTATCATAAATACAAAACTACGGTAACTATAATTATTTCTTGCTTGCTATTATTGATAATGGGGTTTTTAATAAGAATATATTATTTGAATGAAAGTAAGAAAAGCAAAGACAGAGAAATCTTGTTACTAAAAAAATATAAGGAACTCTACCATAATAATGAAGAGCTATCCTTATTGTTGAATTCAATATTTGACAACATTCCTATTCCTCTTTATGTAAAGGAAGTAGGAGAAGATATTCGTTATACTTATTGGAATAAGAAGGCAGAAGAATTTACCGGATTGAAATCTGAAGATGTGATAGGGAAAACTGATGTAGAAGTGTTTGGAGAAGAAATTGGAAAAAAGTTTCAGGAAGATAATGATCGTTTGCTTAAGAAAGGCGACTTTCTTATTCTTGAAGACTATTTTCCGCATGTTGATAAAAAACTACATATCACCAGTACGATTAAAACAATTATAAAAAGAAAGAATAAAACATCCTATATTTTGGTTACGAGATGGGATATATCTGAGTTAATAGCAATTCAACGAAAGTTGGAATTGAGTAATCGCGAACTTTCATTAGTACTGAATGTTGGAGAAATTATGCCTTGGACTTGGGATATCTCCAAAAATGAGATATCTATTTATGATGCAACGAACAATGGGGTGGGGAATCCTGAAAAGGAAAGCATTGTAAAGACTTTGAAACAAATGGACTCTGAAATCCATCCAGATGATTTGCCGAAATTTATGGCTGTACATGATGATATATTGAGTGGTAGAATCGATAAATATAGTGTTGATTATAGAGCTGATCACACTGGTAATGGGTATAAATGGTTTACAATACATGGCGTAGTGAGTAAAAGAGATAAAGATGGGAAAGCACTTATTATAACGGGGGCTACTTATGATATTTCAGGACGAAAGCAGATAGAACAGACACTGATTGATGCAAAAGAAAAAGCAGAAGAGTCGGATCGCTTAAAATCAGCTTTCATTTCAAATATGAGTCATGAGATACGTACTCCTTTGAATGCCATTGTTGGATTCTCAAGGATACTGGCTTCAGAAAATAAGGATAATGAACAATATGCTCAGTTTGCTAATATCATTGAAAATAATAACGTGATGTTGTTACAGCTTATAAATGATGTTCTTGATTTATCTAAAATAGAAGCGGGGATTTTAGATTTTAATTATTCAAACGTAGATATTAATAATCTGCTTAGTGAAATAGAGCAAATGTCTAGATTAAAAGTTGATCAGAATATTGTTAAAATATCATTTGAAGACAGATTACCGGAATGTGTAATTAGCACGGACAGAAATCGTTTGGCACAAGTTATCAATAACTTTATATCGAATGCAATTAAGTTCACTAAACAGGGCAGTATTCAGTTTGGTTATTTATTAAAAGATAAACAACTATATTTTTATGTAAAAGACACTGGACATGGCATTTCAAAAGAAAACCAGGCAGCTATTTTTGATCGCTTTGTTAAGCTAGATTCATTCACTCAGGGTACAGGATTAGGGTTAGCTATTTGCACTTCAATTGTACGAAAACTAGGTGGAGATATTGGTGTTGATTCTTTAGAGGGAAAGGGCTCCACATTCTGGTTTACACTACCCGATAATAAGGTTGTAGCCAATTTAGAAACCTTAAAAGTAAAACCCACAAAGGAAAAAGAAGCTAAGGTGCATAAAACTGCAACCTTGCTTGTTGCTGAAGACGATGCCAGTAACTATAGGCTTGTAGAAGTTTTACTTGGTAAAGAATATAATCTTATCCATGCTTGGAATGGGGTAGAAGCTGTTCAACTATTCAAGGAGAATGAACCGGATTTGGTCCTGATGGATATTAATATGCCTCTAATGAATGGATATGAATCAACTAAAAAAATAAGGAAAATTTCGGAGAATGTTCCAGTTATTGCTGTAACAGCTTATGCTACAGAAGAAGACAAGATTAAAATAATGAATAGTGGCTTTGATGATTTATTTCCAAAGCCTATTCATTATATTTTGCTTAAAGAGAAAATAGTGAAATTACTTATGCCGGATGTCTCTTAA
- a CDS encoding iron-containing alcohol dehydrogenase, with product MQNSIFNQFIPTKLILGQGAIQKLGTEKLPGKKALVVISSGTSMRKFGYLDKVLNALSLNGAEAIVYDKVLPNPIKEHVMEAADICRREQCDFVIGLGGGSSIDSAKSIALMACNEGDYWDYIIGGTGKSKEAIGGALPIIAIPTTAGTGTEIDPTTVITHNNEKIGYAIPPLFPVLAIVDPELMTSVPSHLTAYQGFDAFFHAAEGYIANISTPISELYSLKSIGLLYKSLPKAVANGNDIEARTDVALASTLSGMVEATSRCTSEHSLEHAISAFYSALPHGAGLIAISLAYFSSFITDVPERFMKMAEAMTGEKSNDPKDFIQLLASMQKACGVDEIKLSEYGITENDLPKFVKNARETMGRLFSFDPRPLSDEDILAIYTDSYK from the coding sequence ATGCAAAATTCAATTTTTAATCAGTTCATTCCTACCAAACTAATTTTAGGACAAGGTGCGATCCAAAAATTAGGAACAGAAAAACTTCCAGGTAAAAAAGCTCTTGTTGTTATCTCTAGTGGAACTTCCATGCGCAAATTTGGCTATCTGGACAAAGTACTTAATGCGCTTTCATTGAATGGAGCCGAAGCAATTGTATATGACAAGGTTCTTCCTAATCCTATCAAGGAACACGTAATGGAAGCTGCAGATATATGCAGACGCGAGCAATGCGATTTTGTTATCGGTTTAGGAGGTGGAAGTTCTATTGATTCTGCTAAATCCATTGCATTAATGGCTTGTAACGAAGGTGATTATTGGGACTACATTATTGGTGGAACGGGCAAAAGTAAAGAAGCAATCGGCGGTGCGCTACCTATTATTGCTATCCCTACAACAGCTGGTACAGGTACTGAAATAGACCCAACGACAGTAATTACACACAACAACGAAAAAATAGGTTATGCCATTCCTCCTCTTTTCCCGGTTTTAGCTATTGTTGATCCGGAATTAATGACCTCTGTGCCTTCACACTTAACTGCTTATCAAGGTTTTGATGCTTTCTTTCACGCAGCAGAAGGATATATTGCCAATATCTCCACACCAATAAGTGAACTCTATTCTTTAAAAAGTATTGGCCTTCTTTATAAATCGTTGCCTAAAGCAGTTGCCAACGGCAATGATATTGAGGCACGCACTGATGTTGCACTTGCAAGTACCCTCTCAGGTATGGTAGAGGCAACATCTCGCTGTACTTCGGAACATTCATTAGAACACGCAATCAGTGCATTCTATTCCGCATTACCACATGGAGCTGGACTAATTGCTATTTCACTGGCTTATTTCTCTTCATTTATTACTGATGTACCTGAACGTTTCATGAAAATGGCAGAAGCTATGACTGGTGAAAAAAGTAATGATCCTAAAGACTTTATCCAACTGTTAGCTTCTATGCAGAAAGCCTGTGGAGTTGATGAAATTAAACTTTCTGAGTATGGAATTACCGAAAACGACTTACCTAAATTTGTAAAAAATGCAAGAGAAACAATGGGTAGATTGTTTAGTTTTGACCCCAGACCATTGAGCGATGAAGATATTTTGGCTATTTATACAGATTCTTATAAGTAA
- a CDS encoding AraC family transcriptional regulator: MGSCSDVITYNYMDMFFCCHVDNTKLCENMITNHTLVYICSGEMTLQTKDKQVVFRKGDSVFLKRNHLIQKTKKPSSNGEPFKGLFLELRMSFLKSIATDPSFKIPVTSSSIPDNTLHVMLPKHPFLDGLFLSLEQYFKVQQYPSKELMDTKLKEAVSVLLQLKPELGKVLFDFIDNWKIDLADFMNANYKSDLSVEEFAHYTGRSLTSFKRDFAIYFNETPNRWLIKKRLEEAKHLLDDKKYKPSDVYLKVGFKNLSHFSTAFKKEYGYPPSTII, encoded by the coding sequence ATGGGTAGTTGCTCAGACGTCATCACATATAACTATATGGATATGTTTTTTTGTTGTCATGTTGATAACACCAAGTTGTGCGAAAATATGATAACCAATCATACGCTAGTCTATATATGCTCTGGTGAAATGACGTTGCAAACAAAAGACAAACAAGTAGTTTTTAGAAAAGGGGATTCTGTTTTTTTAAAGCGTAATCATCTTATACAAAAAACAAAAAAACCGAGTAGCAACGGCGAACCTTTTAAAGGGCTTTTTCTTGAGTTAAGAATGTCATTTCTAAAATCTATTGCGACAGATCCTTCATTCAAAATTCCAGTTACAAGTTCTTCCATACCAGATAACACCCTTCATGTAATGCTGCCAAAGCATCCGTTTCTCGACGGATTATTTCTATCTCTGGAACAATACTTTAAAGTACAGCAATATCCATCTAAAGAATTGATGGATACCAAGCTAAAAGAAGCTGTTTCGGTTTTATTACAGCTAAAGCCCGAACTTGGAAAAGTGTTATTTGATTTTATAGATAATTGGAAAATAGATTTGGCTGATTTTATGAATGCAAATTACAAAAGCGATTTATCTGTTGAAGAGTTTGCCCATTACACCGGCAGAAGTCTAACCTCATTTAAGCGCGATTTTGCCATCTATTTTAATGAGACACCAAACAGATGGCTTATAAAAAAGCGACTTGAAGAAGCTAAACACTTACTTGACGATAAAAAATACAAACCTTCAGATGTCTATTTAAAGGTAGGTTTTAAAAATTTATCTCACTTTTCCACTGCGTTCAAGAAAGAATATGGATATCCTCCTTCCACGATTATTTAA
- a CDS encoding LysR family transcriptional regulator yields MEIRQLKYFIKSAELLNFTEAAKASNIAESTLSQQIKQLETELNISLFKRIKKHIELTEAGEMLLPYARRTVADSEDAAQRMNDLQNLHTGTLRIGGTFSLCSLLTDTLLKFSQKYPNIKVTVECQTANKLLKHLKEHKLDLALCFESPLSIESIESEYLFDSPLCVILHRHHSLAAMKEIPLQMLRNYPLALTTKEMHARAILDNYLVMNKQKLEPQMELNDINILFQLIKTKHWTSLLPMSTIINEKELKAVPLAEKELKMQAALMWLKDNYQKKAVTEFTQMLLKNLKG; encoded by the coding sequence ATGGAGATCAGGCAGTTAAAGTACTTTATAAAATCGGCTGAATTACTAAACTTTACCGAGGCGGCAAAGGCATCGAACATTGCGGAAAGCACGCTTTCTCAACAAATAAAACAGCTGGAAACAGAGCTGAATATATCGCTTTTCAAACGAATAAAGAAACACATAGAACTAACGGAAGCGGGTGAAATGTTGTTGCCTTATGCACGTAGAACTGTGGCGGATTCAGAGGATGCGGCACAACGGATGAACGATTTACAAAACCTGCACACGGGTACGCTACGGATTGGTGGAACATTCAGCCTCTGTTCACTACTAACAGACACGCTGCTGAAATTCTCGCAAAAATATCCCAATATAAAAGTCACGGTAGAATGCCAGACTGCCAACAAGCTGTTGAAACATTTAAAAGAACATAAACTAGATTTGGCACTCTGCTTTGAATCGCCTCTGTCAATAGAATCCATAGAAAGTGAGTATCTGTTCGACTCCCCGCTATGTGTGATACTGCACCGACACCATTCACTGGCGGCAATGAAGGAAATACCACTGCAAATGTTACGTAATTATCCACTGGCACTTACAACCAAGGAGATGCACGCACGGGCTATTCTGGATAATTACCTGGTAATGAACAAACAGAAGCTGGAACCACAGATGGAACTGAACGATATTAATATTCTGTTCCAACTCATCAAGACCAAACACTGGACTTCCCTCCTACCAATGTCAACCATTATAAACGAGAAAGAACTGAAGGCAGTGCCACTGGCAGAAAAGGAATTGAAAATGCAGGCTGCCTTAATGTGGCTGAAAGATAATTACCAGAAAAAAGCTGTAACAGAGTTCACACAGATGTTATTGAAAAATCTGAAAGGATAA
- a CDS encoding transporter, with protein MKLIRFIKNWTLPISMFTGAIGYFIYVNIPFLEPTKPFVNDLVRILQPTLIFLMLFITFCKVNPHDLRPHRMHLWMAFIQIGFFCLLGLPLILFPDTEFRVVLEGAMICMITPTATAAAVVTGKLGGNTQSLVSYTIIINMVSAIIIPLVLPMVHSNPSFTFLSSFLLILRKVFPLLIFPFLAAWAVRAFLPKLHNKLIGCKDLAFYLWAVALAIAIAVTVRSVVHSDVNPIYEVGIAIASLICCIGQFAIGKKIGLHYNDSIGGGQSLGQKNTVFSIWLGATFLSPVTSIAGGFYSIWHNLFNSYQLYKKRKEDETELIISEDAEKELIGVTVNIPSDKI; from the coding sequence ATGAAACTGATACGATTTATCAAAAACTGGACGCTTCCTATCTCAATGTTCACAGGCGCCATCGGCTACTTTATTTATGTGAACATACCCTTTCTGGAGCCGACTAAACCGTTTGTCAACGACCTCGTTAGAATACTTCAGCCTACACTGATTTTTCTAATGCTCTTCATCACATTCTGTAAGGTCAATCCACATGATCTGCGTCCGCATCGTATGCATTTGTGGATGGCGTTTATTCAGATAGGTTTCTTTTGTCTGCTAGGCTTACCACTTATTCTATTTCCTGATACTGAATTTCGTGTTGTACTTGAAGGTGCGATGATCTGTATGATTACACCTACCGCCACTGCAGCAGCTGTGGTTACAGGTAAACTTGGAGGAAATACCCAGTCATTGGTCAGTTACACCATCATTATTAATATGGTTTCGGCCATTATCATTCCTTTGGTGTTACCAATGGTTCATTCCAATCCGTCATTTACGTTTCTTTCATCCTTCCTGCTCATTCTGCGCAAAGTGTTTCCGTTGCTCATCTTCCCGTTTCTGGCAGCGTGGGCAGTTCGTGCGTTCCTTCCCAAATTACACAACAAGTTGATTGGTTGCAAAGACTTGGCATTCTACCTGTGGGCAGTTGCCTTGGCTATTGCCATAGCCGTTACCGTTAGAAGTGTGGTGCATAGTGATGTAAATCCTATATACGAGGTTGGTATAGCCATAGCATCACTCATTTGCTGTATAGGCCAGTTTGCTATTGGTAAAAAGATTGGCTTACATTATAATGATAGCATTGGTGGTGGACAAAGTCTGGGACAGAAAAATACTGTATTTTCCATCTGGCTGGGTGCAACCTTCCTGAGTCCTGTTACTTCCATAGCTGGTGGCTTTTACAGCATCTGGCATAATTTGTTTAATTCCTATCAGCTTTACAAGAAGCGCAAGGAGGATGAAACTGAATTAATTATAAGTGAAGATGCTGAAAAAGAACTAATTGGAGTTACAGTAAATATTCCTTCTGATAAAATATGA
- a CDS encoding transposase: MNQSISTVGKVTTNKPIYVNVNKKKSTISFKLHIPHYRQDRVSISGKSYTVELSCTSNNIRCPACGCLSQSLHGHYIRQLQGSEIFNHSLTLLVKTRKFRCRNEHCLRKVFSEDHSCLASPYGRNTLEVEERIREVSLKVTSRTASELLHGQNIFCSQSACLRSAHKELPSKSSNSLPVAIGIDDFAQKKGHIYGSVIVDQMTHRPIAVLPCREGDELEQFLRNNPQIQYITRDRGRNFVEAINRILPGVTQICDRFHLIKNLVDALTEEIASLSRLSVHNQTYSYPSTEECRTKIMEALYGLGDARHRHKLNLFVQADSLIRKGMSISETARQLGVHSQVIWRLVRHHTGKDYMSAQQKSILKHVDELALEISHGCTDIKKLKKKMESKMDAIAISAATIGIRNKIKQELREIRKYNKNIAERKNKKHASIRSIRRFILKGESAVQSLTDLLKNPSIKQVVTLGLRFKEMINGNPKQWSLGNWIKQAMECDSKAMKTFACGIKADQQAVQNAMDIYLNNGLLEGTVNKIKAIKRQMFNRASYRLLNVKLIAFKT; this comes from the coding sequence ATGAATCAAAGCATATCTACAGTTGGTAAAGTTACTACAAATAAGCCTATTTACGTCAATGTTAACAAAAAGAAATCAACTATTTCTTTTAAACTTCATATTCCCCATTATCGCCAGGATAGAGTCTCTATAAGTGGAAAATCATATACTGTAGAATTGTCCTGTACCTCTAATAATATCCGCTGTCCGGCCTGTGGTTGTTTGAGTCAAAGCTTACATGGGCACTATATACGCCAACTTCAGGGTTCAGAGATCTTTAATCATTCCCTAACTCTATTGGTCAAAACCCGCAAATTTCGTTGCCGAAATGAGCATTGTCTCCGCAAGGTCTTTAGTGAGGACCATTCCTGCCTGGCTTCTCCCTATGGCCGCAACACTCTGGAGGTAGAGGAACGTATCCGTGAAGTATCTCTAAAAGTCACATCCCGTACTGCTAGTGAGCTTTTACACGGGCAGAACATCTTCTGCAGTCAATCTGCCTGTCTACGGAGTGCTCACAAGGAATTGCCCTCAAAAAGTAGTAATTCTCTACCTGTGGCTATAGGTATAGATGACTTTGCACAGAAGAAAGGGCATATATATGGGAGTGTTATTGTAGACCAGATGACCCATCGTCCCATTGCGGTACTTCCTTGCCGGGAAGGGGATGAATTAGAGCAGTTCTTGCGAAATAATCCTCAGATACAATATATAACCCGAGACCGGGGGCGAAACTTTGTTGAAGCTATTAATCGTATCCTACCCGGTGTTACCCAAATCTGTGACAGATTCCATTTGATAAAGAATCTGGTGGATGCTCTGACGGAAGAAATAGCCTCATTATCGCGGCTAAGTGTACATAACCAAACTTATTCTTATCCCTCCACGGAAGAATGCAGAACCAAAATCATGGAAGCTCTTTATGGCCTGGGGGATGCCAGACATCGACATAAACTGAACCTGTTTGTGCAAGCAGATAGCCTTATCAGAAAAGGAATGAGCATTTCAGAAACAGCCCGCCAATTAGGAGTGCATTCACAGGTTATCTGGCGTTTGGTACGTCACCATACAGGCAAGGATTATATGTCTGCGCAGCAAAAGAGTATATTAAAACATGTCGATGAACTGGCTTTGGAAATCAGCCATGGATGTACGGATATAAAGAAATTGAAGAAGAAAATGGAAAGCAAAATGGATGCGATTGCAATCTCGGCTGCCACGATAGGAATCAGAAACAAAATAAAGCAAGAACTACGAGAAATCAGGAAATATAACAAAAATATAGCTGAAAGGAAAAACAAAAAACACGCATCAATAAGGAGTATACGGAGATTTATATTGAAAGGGGAATCCGCCGTGCAAAGTCTTACTGATCTATTGAAGAATCCATCAATAAAACAGGTTGTAACATTAGGACTGAGATTCAAGGAAATGATAAATGGAAATCCCAAGCAATGGTCTCTGGGAAATTGGATAAAACAGGCTATGGAATGTGATTCAAAAGCCATGAAGACATTTGCTTGTGGAATAAAAGCAGACCAACAAGCGGTGCAAAATGCAATGGATATTTATTTGAACAACGGACTCTTGGAAGGAACTGTCAATAAAATAAAGGCCATCAAAAGGCAGATGTTTAATAGGGCAAGCTATAGACTACTTAATGTCAAACTCATTGCGTTTAAAACCTAA
- a CDS encoding DUF6057 family protein produces the protein MGKKILKHSLYNTATWVVGLLILAGSFIFFQFFYPYHLFYREQTQLFLYTSEYLSSYLQHPAWLACLAGDFLTQFFYYIAGGAAVLSILLATVYVLSEKALKNFLPGWLALFLGMIVALWELLRNCELNYLTSSTISLIGGIGLFLIYSWTAKKFLSKSWANLLVVTICILAGYWMFGYGAVILSGLMLIRALKQSRWLAAAVIIAEIAALPLILSHAYLLTTKQAYNYPSRNLMGYPNWDREQLLALDCETYFGHYGKVTKLAEKSGKRSAAVTYFYNLANCMQGQMPDKLMNFYQPINYGLILQVGPNTPFLHIFFSNEVWYQVGEMTMAEHAAMLGEIFSPNHRSARMVRRLAEINLITGDDEAAKKYLRMLSHTLCYRKWAADSWPGKQSKSVAFVYDNKRKLAATSDSLHRSDNAETALRSLLVSHPENTKAQDYLFCYELLLKDVKSFMTDYTEFKMPSMSKGEVPSPFYQQALLVYLANSKQTNAETLRHYRISPGVWKDFVNYTQRYEQSQGDGRLLQYTYGQSYWFYYHFAKFQNK, from the coding sequence ATGGGCAAAAAAATATTGAAACACAGTTTATATAATACTGCTACATGGGTAGTGGGATTATTAATACTTGCAGGAAGTTTTATCTTCTTCCAGTTTTTCTATCCTTATCATTTATTCTATAGAGAACAAACACAACTATTTCTTTATACTTCAGAATATTTGAGTTCTTATTTGCAACATCCTGCCTGGCTGGCTTGTTTGGCTGGTGATTTTCTTACTCAGTTTTTTTATTATATTGCCGGAGGTGCTGCTGTTCTTTCTATCTTATTAGCTACTGTTTATGTACTCTCAGAAAAGGCTTTGAAAAACTTTCTTCCCGGATGGCTGGCTTTGTTTCTTGGAATGATAGTTGCTTTGTGGGAATTGTTACGAAATTGTGAATTGAACTATCTCACTTCTTCTACCATCTCACTGATTGGCGGAATAGGGCTGTTCCTTATTTATAGCTGGACTGCAAAGAAGTTTTTATCTAAAAGCTGGGCAAACCTTTTGGTTGTTACAATTTGCATACTTGCCGGATACTGGATGTTTGGTTATGGAGCAGTAATATTAAGCGGATTAATGCTGATCCGGGCATTGAAGCAAAGCCGTTGGCTGGCTGCTGCTGTCATCATTGCTGAGATTGCCGCTCTTCCTCTTATTTTAAGCCATGCATATCTACTCACTACAAAACAGGCTTATAATTATCCTTCCAGAAATTTAATGGGTTATCCCAATTGGGATAGGGAGCAGTTGCTGGCATTGGATTGCGAAACCTATTTTGGCCATTATGGAAAGGTAACTAAACTGGCCGAAAAGAGTGGGAAGCGAAGCGCTGCAGTTACCTATTTCTATAATCTGGCAAATTGTATGCAAGGACAAATGCCCGATAAACTGATGAATTTCTATCAACCGATAAATTATGGTCTGATATTACAAGTGGGACCAAACACGCCATTCCTACATATTTTCTTTAGCAATGAAGTGTGGTATCAAGTGGGTGAAATGACTATGGCTGAGCATGCAGCTATGTTGGGCGAAATATTCTCACCTAACCATCGCAGTGCCAGAATGGTACGTCGTTTGGCAGAGATAAATCTAATTACCGGAGACGATGAAGCAGCAAAGAAATATTTACGTATGCTGAGCCATACGCTATGTTATCGTAAGTGGGCAGCAGACAGTTGGCCGGGAAAACAATCAAAAAGTGTGGCTTTTGTGTATGATAATAAGCGAAAATTAGCTGCAACGTCCGATTCTTTGCATCGAAGCGATAACGCTGAGACTGCTTTGCGCAGTTTGCTTGTTTCACATCCGGAAAACACCAAAGCACAGGACTATCTTTTCTGCTATGAATTATTACTGAAAGATGTGAAGTCTTTTATGACTGATTACACGGAATTCAAAATGCCTTCTATGTCTAAAGGTGAAGTCCCCTCTCCTTTTTATCAGCAGGCGCTGCTTGTTTACTTGGCTAACAGCAAACAAACTAATGCCGAGACATTGCGCCATTACCGGATTAGTCCGGGTGTGTGGAAAGATTTTGTAAATTATACCCAGAGATATGAACAAAGCCAGGGGGATGGCAGATTACTGCAATATACTTATGGTCAGTCATATTGGTTCTATTACCATTTTGCTAAATTTCAGAATAAATGA
- a CDS encoding flavodoxin family protein — protein MNKKVLVLSASPRKGGNSDTLCDQFMQGAQAAGHSVEKIFLKDKKINYCTGCGTCYNRGNECPQKDDMAEVLNKIIAADVITMATPVYFYTMDAQMKTLIDRTCSRYTEINNKEFYFIVSAADDSKQAMERTLEGFRGFLYCLEGATEKGTIYGTGAWQVGDIKNTPAVEEAYNIGQSI, from the coding sequence ATGAATAAAAAAGTATTAGTGCTATCCGCCAGCCCAAGAAAAGGCGGAAATTCAGATACACTGTGTGATCAGTTTATGCAGGGAGCACAAGCAGCCGGCCACAGTGTGGAAAAGATCTTTCTGAAAGACAAGAAAATTAATTATTGTACAGGCTGCGGCACATGCTATAACCGAGGAAATGAATGTCCGCAAAAAGATGATATGGCGGAGGTGCTGAATAAAATAATTGCTGCCGATGTAATTACAATGGCAACACCTGTGTATTTTTACACAATGGATGCACAAATGAAAACGTTGATCGATAGAACTTGCTCCCGATACACCGAGATCAACAATAAGGAGTTTTATTTTATTGTATCGGCTGCCGACGATAGCAAGCAGGCTATGGAAAGGACTTTGGAAGGATTCCGTGGATTTCTGTATTGCTTGGAAGGAGCAACCGAAAAAGGAACTATTTATGGTACCGGAGCCTGGCAAGTGGGTGATATAAAAAATACTCCAGCCGTGGAAGAAGCTTATAACATTGGACAAAGTATTTAA